The sequence below is a genomic window from Curtobacterium sp. MCPF17_002.
GCACCGTGTAGAAGTAGATGTTCGTGAAGTCGATGCCCTCTTCGGAGCCGTAGTACACGCGCTCACGAGCAAGGTAGCCGTGCAGGTTCATCTGGCCGAGGCCGATGGCGTGCGACTTGTCGTTGCCGTCCTCGACGGAACGCACCGAGGTGATGTGCGACATCTGCGAGACCGAGGTCAGGCCGCGGATGGCGGTCTCGATGGTCTTGCCGAAGTCCGGCGAGTCCATCGTCAGCGCGATGTTCAGCGAGCCGAGGTTGCAGGAGATGTCCTTGCCGATCTCCTTGTAGGACAGGTCCTCGTTGAAGGTGGTCGGGGTGTTGACCTGCAGGATCTCCGAGCACAGGTTGGACATGTTGATCCGACCCTTGATCGGGTTGGCCTTGTTCACCGTGTCCTCGAACACGATGTACGGGTAGCCCGACTCGAACTGGATCTCGGCGATGGTCGTGAAGAAGTCACGCGCCTTGATCTTCGTCTTCTTGATGCGCGAGTCGTCGACCATCGCGCGGTAGTTCTCGGAGATCGGGACGTCGCCGAAGGGGACGCCGTAGACCTTCTCGACGTCGTACGGCGAGAACAGGTACATGTCCTCGTTGTTCTTCGCGAGCTCGAACGTGATGTCCGGCACGACGACGCCGAGGGACAGCGTCTTGATGCGGATCTTCTCGTCGGCGTTCTCGCGCTTGGTGTCGAGGAACTTCATGATGTCCGGGTGGTGCGCGGAGAGGTACACCGCACCCGCACCCTGGCGCGCACCGAGCTGGTTCGCGTAGGAGAAGGAGTCTTCCAGCAGCTTCATCACGGGGATGATGCCCGAGGACTGGTTCTCGATCTGCTTGATCGGGGCGCCGGCCTCGCGGATGTTGGAGAGGAGCAGGGCCACGCCGCCGCCGCGCTTCGAGAGCTGCAGCGACGAGTTGATGCCGCGCGAGATCGACTCCATGTTGTCCTCGATGCGGAGGAGGAAGCAGGAGACGAGCTCGCCGCGCTGGGCCTTCGCCGTGTTGAGGAACGTGGGGGTCGCGGGCTGGAAGCGGCCGGCGACGATCTCTTCGACCAGGTCGATCGCGAGCTGCTCGTTGCCCTGGGCCAGGCCGAGGGCGGTCATGACGACGCGGTCCTCGAAGCGCTCGAGGTAGCGCTTGCCGTCGAACGTCTTGAGCGTGTAGCTCGTGTAGTACTTGAACGCGCCGAGGAACGTCTGGAACCGGAACTTCTTCGAGTACGCCAGGTCGTTGAGTCGCTGGATGAAGTCCAGCGAGTACATGTCGATCGTGGCTTGTTCGTAGTACTCGTTCTCGACCAGGTAGTCGAGCCGCTCCTTCAGGTTGTGGAAGAAGACGGTGTTCTGGTTGACGTGCTGCAGGAAGAACTGCTTGGCGGCCTCACGATCCTTGTCGAACTGGATGTTCCCGTCCGCGTCGTAGAGGTTGAGCATCGCGTTGAGGGAGTGGTAGTCCATCCCCGTCTGCGGCGACGTCAGATCGACGTCTGCAACTGCTGCGTCCAAAATGCATCCAATCCTGTGTTGACCGCCTGCACGTCGTCAGGGGTCCCGAAGAGTTCGAATCTGTAGAGAACAGGGACGTTGCACTTCTGTGCGATGACGTCCCCCGCGAGGCCGTAGGCCTCACCGAAGTTCGTGTTGCCACCGACGACCACACCGCGGATGAGCGAGCGGTTGTGCGCGTCGTTGAGGAACTTGATGACCTGCTTGGGGACCGCCCCCTCGCCGTTGCCGCCACCGTAGGTGGGGAGGAACAGCACGTACGGCTCGTCCACGTGGAGGAACGGGTCGCTCGGGTAGAGCGGGATCCGGTCCGCGTCGCGGCCGAGCTTCTCGACGAAGCGTGCGGTGTACCCGGACACGCTCGAGAAGTAGACCAATCGGCTCATGGTGCGCTCCTCTGGAGAAGGTGCGGACAGACGGACCGTGGGTTGTCCGTGGAAGGTGATCCGGGCCTCCTGAACGGGACCAGATCACCGTCCGACGGACGGGAGACGCCTTACGCCAGTTCGGCGCTGAGGGTCGCGATCTTGTCGGGGCGGAAGCCCGACCAGTGGTCGTCGTCGGTGACGACGACGGGGGCCTGCATGTAGCCGAGGCTCTTGACGTGCTCGAGCGCGGCTTCGTCAGTGGAGACGTCGTGCACTTCGTACTCGATGCCCTTGTTGTCGAGCGCGCGGTACGTCGCGGTGCACTGGACGCAGGACGGCTTGGTGTAGACGGTGACGGCCATGATCTCCCCTGGTTCTGCTGATGCTGTGGTGGTTGTTCTGGTGCCTGTGGACCGGCGTCTCTGCGCCTGGTGAACAGTGTTGGTCGGACTCGACATCGCACTGTTCCGGGTGAGTGCTTTCCGGTGACTCGATACTACATCTAGTGGCCGACAGCGCGAGCGACCACAAGAGAAAGTGTTACAGCCGTGTAGTTCTCCACAGGCCGTCCACAGTGTGGATGGTCTGCGGCCCCGTCCCGAAGGCCGGATTTCCGCCACTCTCGCACCGACCTCCGACATCTCTCCACACCGTGTGGAGCAGATTGTCCCCCGTTGTGGAGAGAGGGCATCGGCGTGTCGCGTGAGTCCTCCACAGGGGGTGTTCCGGACGGACGATCCACCTCCTCCCCCGGACGGGTGACAGCCCCGGCAGTCCGGTCCGTACACTCGTTCCGTGAGCACGTACGGACCCCTGCTGAAGACCCCCGGAGTGGGTCGTGTCATCGCCGCGCAGCTCACCGCACGCTTCCCGTTCGGCATGTTGTCGCTCGCGTACCTGCTGCACGTCGAGCACGTCTTCCACTCCTACGGTGCGGCGGGGCTCGTCCTCGCCACCACGAGTGTCGGACAGGCCTTCGCGGGCCCGCTCACCAGTCGGTGGATGGGCAGCTGGGGCATGCGGCCGGTCCTCATCCTGACGAGCATCGTCGCGCTCGTGAGCATGGCCGTCATCGCGTTCGTCACCATGCCGCTGTGGGGCTACGTGGTGGTCGGGTTCATCGGCGGCCTGGCGGTCCCGCCCGTGCAGCCGGCGGTCCGCACCATCTACCCCAAGATGGTGACCTCGTCGCAGCTCACTCCCCTCTTCTCCCTCGACGCCAGCGCGCAGGAGCTCATCTGGGTCGCCGGCCCCGTCATCACCACGTTCGTGGCCACCCAGGTCGGCACGGTCGAGGCGATCGTCGTCGCGATGGTCTTCCTCGTCGTCGGCGGCACGTGGTTCATCGGCTCCCCCGAGCTCGGTCGCGTCCGTATCCCCCGCTCGAAGCGCGCGTTCGGTGTCGTGCTCAAGCGTCCGTCGGTCGTCGTGGCGACCCTCACCGGCATGCTCCTCATCGGGGCGTGCGCCGCGGTCGAGGCGAGCGTCACCAGCGTCTTCGGCGAGGGCAGCCCGAACGCCGGCATCGTCCTCGCCGTCTTCGCGGTCGGCTCGCTCATCGGTGGCCTGGCACTCGGCCACCGCCCGATCTCGAAGAACACGCTGTGGACCCGCATGGCCATCGTCTTCGTCGGACTCGCCCTCGCCGTGGGCGGCACGAGCTTCTGGTGGCTCTGCTTCGCCCTCGTGATCGCGGGTGCGGGCATCGCGCCGGCCCTCGCGGTCATGTTCGGCTCGGTGTCGGCGACGGTGAAGTTCTCCGACACGGCAGAGGCGTACGGCTGGATGGGCACCGGGCAGCTCATCGGCGCTGCGGGCGGGTCGGCCGTGGCCGGGTTCCTCATCGACAGCAACGGCCCGACCGGTGGGCTCATGGTCGGCGCGATCGCGGCTGCGGTCGGCGTGGTCTTGCCGCTGGTCATGCGGCGGTGGCTGCCCGACCTGCGTGGTCGCGACGCCAGCCCCATCCCCGACACCGAGCCGGTCACCATCCCCACCTGACGCCGGCGCGCGCCCAGCGTGCCCGTTCCCCTCGTAGGATGCCGTTCCGCTCGTAGGAAGCCGTTCCGCGCATAGGAGGTAGGAAATTCCTGCCTCCTACGCGCGATTCCGCTTTCCATTCCGCGCGAGATGGGAAGGAACGCACTCCTTCACAGCCCGGCGCACGGATCGCGTCCTCCACAGAACGCCGGGAGGCGCGGCGCACCCCCGCCAGGATCGGCAGGATGGGTGCATGGTCACCTCAGTCCCCCTCCGCGACGGCGCAGCGATCCCCGCGATCGGCTTCGGCGTCTACAAGGTCGACGACGCCGCAGCAGAGACCGCCGTCGGTCTGGCGCTCGACTCCGGCTACCGACACGTCGACACAGCCGAGATGTACGGCAACGAGACCGGCGTCGGGAAGGCGATCCGTGCCTCCAGGCTGAACCGTGACGACGTCTACGTGACCACGAAGGTGTGGAACGACCACCAGGGGCGCGACGCGACCCTGCGGGCGTTCGACGGCAGCCTGGCGCGGCTCGGACTGGACTCGGTCGATCTCTACCTGATCCACTGGCCGGCCGCGGCCAACGACCGCTACGTCGACACTTGGCGGGCCCTCGTCGAACTGCGGGAGTCCGGCCGGGCCCGCAGCGTCGGGGTCTCGAACTTCCAGGTGCCGCACCTCGAGCGGATCATCGGCGAGACCGGCGAGGTCCCTGCCCTCAACCAGGTCGAGCGGCACCCGTGGTTGCCGCAGCGCGACCTCATCGCGTTCCACGAGCAGCACGGCATCGTGACCGGGGCGTGGTCGCCGCTCGGTCGAGGTCGGCTCATCGACGAACCGGTCCTCACCCGGATCGCCGATGCCCACGGGGTGAGCGTCGCGCAGGTGCTCGTGCGGTGGAACGTGCAGCAGGGCGTCGTGGTGCTGCCGAAGTCGGTGACGCCGTCGCGCATCAGGTCGAACCTCGACGTCGACGGGTTCGTCCTCAGCGACGACGACCTCGCGGCGATCGCGTCACTCGAGTCCGGGCAGCGGACCGGGTCCCACCCGGACACGGTCGCCTAGCGACGGCGGGTCATACCTGGCGGTCCTCCTCGGACTGCCACGGCAGGTTGAGGTCGCCCGGCTCGGGTTCGACGTCACCCGCGTCGTCCGCGCCACCGGTCCCCGGAGCCGCGACGACCCTCGACGGGTCGATGCCGTCCGCTTCGAGGTCCGACCGATCACGCTGCTGCGTCTGCGACGCGTCCATCTCCCGCTCGCTCGACGGGCTGTACGACGTGTCCGCCGCCCGCTGCTCGCGATCCGATGAGGCCTGCTCGTCGTCGCGCTCGGTGCGCTCGCGCAGGGCGTCGTTGCGTGCGCGGTCGTCGGACGGGTTCGGGCCTGGTGCCTTCGGGATGCTGTCGCTCATGGCGGGAACGGTAGTCCGTGGGTCCCGGGTACCAGTTCGATCACGAGGGTCAGCCCCTGCGTCGACGCTCGCTACGATCTCGGCGAGGGGGAACGACGATGCAACCTGCAACGATGCGGAGGACACGCGCCACGACGATGATCGCCGGCACGGTGCTGATGGGGCTGCTGCTCACCGGGTGCTCGGCGTTCGGCGGGGACGACAGCGTCCCGAAGCCGACGCGACAGGCATCGGTCGACGGCGGCGGCCGGACGACAGCGCAGACGCCGCCACCGAACGCGACGACGGGGACCGAGCAGGCCGGCTCGGAGCAGGCCTTCTCGAAGGGCACCGTCGTCGCCGAGACCGACGCCGTGTCGAAGAGCGGAGACACCCGGATCCACGTCCGCGTCGTCGCGAACGCGGGGGGCACGTTCGACGCCGAGCTGTCGGGCTACCGTACGACCGAGCCGCAACCGATGAGCATCGAGTTCCGCCGGACCGCGAAGTACGGCGACTACTGGGACAACGGTGCCATCGGCGCGACCTCGTGGAGTGAGCACGAGCCGGTGCCCACGAGCGTGAGCCTCCGGCAGGCCGGGACGCACCCGGACTACCTGCACGACGTCGTCCTCGTCCCCGCTCCGTCCGGTACCGGTGACGATTCCGCGCGGCCCTGGGTCGGCTCGGTCCTCGGACTCGGCACGCTCGACTGGACGATCCCGAACCCGTTCCCCGGCATGCACATCGTCATCGGGAAGGACCGTCCCGGTGCCTACGGGTACGTGTTCGGCGCGGACGGCAAACGGTTGGACGACGGTGGCGTGCCAAGGACCTACGCGGTGGCCCACGGCGACGACCAGACCACGGTCGCGATGCGGTTCGGGATCACGATCCCCGAGCTCCGGTGGCTGAACCCGACCATGCGGGTCAAGAAGAACGGCTGGATCTACGAGGACACGATCCTCAACCTGGACCCCTCCGCACGCTGAGCGGTCGGGGTCGGTGCGGTCCGTTACGGTTGACCAGCAGTCGCCACCAGCACTCGCCACCAGCACTCGCTCCCAGCAGGAGGTCCCACCGTGACGATCGTCGCAGCAGCAGACGGCTCAGCCCTCGGCAACCCCGGTCCCGCCGGGTGGGCCTGGTACGTCGATGACGACCGCTGGGCCGCAGGCGGCTGGCCGATCGCCACGAACAACCAGGGCGAGCTCACCGCCGTGCTGCAGCTGCTCCGCGCCACGAAGGACACCGGCGAGCCGCTGCACATCCTCTGCGACAGCCAGTACGCCATCAAGGCGTGCACCGAGTGGCTCGCGGGGTGGAAGCGGAAGGGGTGGCGGAAGGCCGACGGCAAGCCGGTCCTCAACGTCGAGATCATCAAGGAGCTCGACGCCGAGCTGCAGGGCCGCAAGGTGACCTTCGAGTGGGTCCGCGGTCACGTCGGCCACGAGATGAACGAGGCCGCCGACGTCCGTGCCCGCGGCGCTGCCACCGCCTACCAGCAGCGCACCCCGGTGCCGCACGGGCCGGGCTGGCCCGGGGTCGAGGTCACCGAGCCGGCTGCCCTGCCGGAGACAGCACCGCCCGCGACGCTGTTCTGACCCCGAGCTCGGGCCTCGGGCCTCGGGCCTCGCTCACGAGCCCGAGCCGGAGCCGGAGCGCCGAGCCCCGAGCCCCGAGCCGACGGGATCGCCTCAGTAGGTCCCGTCGCGACGGTCCTGGCGCGTGATCTGCTCGCCCGACGCCGGGTCCACTCCGGACCGTGTCGTGGTGGTGGTCCGGCGTCCGCCGAACGCCACGGCGAGGCTGATGATGAGCAGCACGACGCCGGCGGCCATCAGGATGTAGCCGATGAGCCGCAGGTCGATGCCGGCGAGCTGGATGTTCAGGGCGAACGCCACGATGGCGCCGATGACGATCAGGGCGATGCTCGATCCGATGCGCACGGTGGGTGTCCTCTCGATGGCCCCGCGACCGGGCGGCCCGGGGCTGGCGTCGAACGTACCCGGTCCGCGGCGACGAGGGCCACGCGCGTCCCGGTTCGCCCTCCGCAGTCGCACGAACCGCCGCTCAGTCCGCCGAGATCGCAGTTCCCGCCTCCCACGCCGCCCGAGAGCGGCAGAAAGTGCGATCTCACGGACGAACCCAGACGAACCCGCACGAACCCGGACGAACCCGCACGAACCCGCACGAACAAGGACGAACCCGCACGAACCCGGACGAACCCGCACGAACCCGCACGAACCCAGACGAACTCAGACGACCGCCCCCGACAGCCCGCTCAGTCCACGTCCACCTCGGCCCACCCGTCGAACCGCCCGATCTCGGTGATCCGCACGACGGCCTCGCCCGCTTCGTCGGACGCGTCGAGGTCGATCGTCGCCGAGAACCCGAAGTCCTTGTCGCCCTCGGGGTCGGCGAAGATCTGCCGCGCGCGCCACGTGCGGCCGGGCCCGTTCTCGTCGAGCACGAGGTACTGCATCGACCGGGCGTCGGCGTCGATGCCGACGGTGTCGTGCTCGTCGTAGTACTCCTCGAGCACGTTGTCCCACGCGGACCGGTCGAACCCGTCCTGCGCGTCGAGCATCCCGAGCGCCTCCACGTTGTCGTCCGCGGCGAGCAGCACCCGCTGGAACAGGGCGTTGCGGACGAGCACGCGGAAGGCTCGCACGTTGCCGGTGAGCCGCGCGGGCTGCGGGGGGCTGACCTCGTCGTGTTCCGCAGCGGCGAGCAGCACGTCGCCGTTCATCAGTGCTTCCCACTCGTCGACGAGCGAGGAGTCGGTCTGCCGGACGACTTCGCCGAGCCACTCGATGAGGTCGTCGAGCTCGGGCGTCCGCTGGTCCTCGGCGATGGTCTGCCGCATCGTGCGGTAGGCGTCGGAGAGGTAGCGGAGGACGAGTCCTTCGGAGCGGGTGAGCTGGTAGAACCGCACGAAGTCGCCGAAGGTCATGGCGCGCTCGTACACGTCGCGGACGACGGACTTCGGCGAGAGCTGGAAGTCGAGCACCCAGGGCTGTTCGGCGGCGTACGCCTCGTATGCGGCCTCGAGCAGCGGAGACAGCGGCTTCGGCCAGGTGACCTCCTCGAGCAGCTCCATCCGCTCGTCGTACTCGATGCCCTCCTGCTTCATCCGGGCGACGGCCTCGCCGCGCTCCTTGAACTGCTGCTGCGACAGGATCGCCCGGGGGTCGTCGAGGGTGGACTCGACGATGGAGACCATGTCCAACGCGTACGTCGGCGAGGACGGGTCGAGCAGCTCGAACGCGGCGAGCGCGAACGGCGACAGCGGCTGGTTGAGCGCGAAGTTCGACTGCAGGTCGACGGTCAGGCGGTAGGTCCCGTCGACCTTCTCGATCACCCGCGCGTTGATGAGCGTCCGGGCGATGGTGAGTGCTCGTCGTGCCATCGCGAGCTGCCGGGAGCGCGGTTCGTGGTTGTCGAACACCAGCGACCGGACGTCCTCGAACGGCGATGCACCGCGCGCCACGACGGACAGCACCATGGCGTGGGTGATCCGCATCCGGGACACCATCGGCTCCGGTTCGGCGCCGATGAGGCGGTCGAACGACGCCTGCCCCCAGGACACGAAGCCCTCCGGGGCCTTCTTGCGCTTGATCTTGTTCTTCTTCTTGGGGTCGTCGCCGGCCTTCGCCACGGCCCGCGCGTTCTCGATGTCGTGCTCGGGGGCCTCGGCCACGACGTCGCCCTCGGTGTCGTACCCGGCGCGACCGGCTCGTC
It includes:
- a CDS encoding aldo/keto reductase; this encodes MVTSVPLRDGAAIPAIGFGVYKVDDAAAETAVGLALDSGYRHVDTAEMYGNETGVGKAIRASRLNRDDVYVTTKVWNDHQGRDATLRAFDGSLARLGLDSVDLYLIHWPAAANDRYVDTWRALVELRESGRARSVGVSNFQVPHLERIIGETGEVPALNQVERHPWLPQRDLIAFHEQHGIVTGAWSPLGRGRLIDEPVLTRIADAHGVSVAQVLVRWNVQQGVVVLPKSVTPSRIRSNLDVDGFVLSDDDLAAIASLESGQRTGSHPDTVA
- the nrdE gene encoding class 1b ribonucleoside-diphosphate reductase subunit alpha, whose protein sequence is MDYHSLNAMLNLYDADGNIQFDKDREAAKQFFLQHVNQNTVFFHNLKERLDYLVENEYYEQATIDMYSLDFIQRLNDLAYSKKFRFQTFLGAFKYYTSYTLKTFDGKRYLERFEDRVVMTALGLAQGNEQLAIDLVEEIVAGRFQPATPTFLNTAKAQRGELVSCFLLRIEDNMESISRGINSSLQLSKRGGGVALLLSNIREAGAPIKQIENQSSGIIPVMKLLEDSFSYANQLGARQGAGAVYLSAHHPDIMKFLDTKRENADEKIRIKTLSLGVVVPDITFELAKNNEDMYLFSPYDVEKVYGVPFGDVPISENYRAMVDDSRIKKTKIKARDFFTTIAEIQFESGYPYIVFEDTVNKANPIKGRINMSNLCSEILQVNTPTTFNEDLSYKEIGKDISCNLGSLNIALTMDSPDFGKTIETAIRGLTSVSQMSHITSVRSVEDGNDKSHAIGLGQMNLHGYLARERVYYGSEEGIDFTNIYFYTVLFHALRASNKIAIETGETFDGFRDSKYASGEFFDKYTDQTWTPATARVASLFDNANITIPTQDDWKALKASVQEHGIYNQNLQAVPPTGSISYINHSTSSIHPIASKIEIRKEGKLGRVYYPAPFMTNDNLDYYQDAYEIGPEKIIDTYAAATQHVDQGLSLTLFFKDTATTRDINKAQIYAWRKGIKTIYYIRLRQLALEGTEVEGCVSCML
- the nrdH gene encoding glutaredoxin-like protein NrdH, encoding MAVTVYTKPSCVQCTATYRALDNKGIEYEVHDVSTDEAALEHVKSLGYMQAPVVVTDDDHWSGFRPDKIATLSAELA
- a CDS encoding DEAD/DEAH box helicase, which translates into the protein MTDVSTLPPLVAALPPARSAADGGAVDPDEVYEAFADWAAGGGRPLYPAQDEALIELVSGANVVLSTPTGTGKSLVAAGAHFAALAEGKRSYYTAPIKALVSEKFFQLVDLFGAQNVGMVTGDSSVNADAPIVCCTAEILANLALRQGPDADVDVVVMDEFHFYGDPDRGWAWQVPLLVLERAQFLLMSATLGDVTTIADDLSRRTGRPTARVTGVSRPVPLEYEYVMTPVQETVERLLEEGKAPIYIVHFAQAAALERAQSLMSAKVASRERRDAIAEAIAGFRFSAGFGQTLSRLIRAGIGVHHAGMLPKYRRLVEQLAQRGLLPVICGTDTLGVGINVPIRSVLFTGLTKFDGTKMRQLSAREFHQIAGRAGRAGYDTEGDVVAEAPEHDIENARAVAKAGDDPKKKNKIKRKKAPEGFVSWGQASFDRLIGAEPEPMVSRMRITHAMVLSVVARGASPFEDVRSLVFDNHEPRSRQLAMARRALTIARTLINARVIEKVDGTYRLTVDLQSNFALNQPLSPFALAAFELLDPSSPTYALDMVSIVESTLDDPRAILSQQQFKERGEAVARMKQEGIEYDERMELLEEVTWPKPLSPLLEAAYEAYAAEQPWVLDFQLSPKSVVRDVYERAMTFGDFVRFYQLTRSEGLVLRYLSDAYRTMRQTIAEDQRTPELDDLIEWLGEVVRQTDSSLVDEWEALMNGDVLLAAAEHDEVSPPQPARLTGNVRAFRVLVRNALFQRVLLAADDNVEALGMLDAQDGFDRSAWDNVLEEYYDEHDTVGIDADARSMQYLVLDENGPGRTWRARQIFADPEGDKDFGFSATIDLDASDEAGEAVVRITEIGRFDGWAEVDVD
- a CDS encoding ribonuclease H; amino-acid sequence: MTIVAAADGSALGNPGPAGWAWYVDDDRWAAGGWPIATNNQGELTAVLQLLRATKDTGEPLHILCDSQYAIKACTEWLAGWKRKGWRKADGKPVLNVEIIKELDAELQGRKVTFEWVRGHVGHEMNEAADVRARGAATAYQQRTPVPHGPGWPGVEVTEPAALPETAPPATLF
- a CDS encoding DUF6458 family protein, whose protein sequence is MRIGSSIALIVIGAIVAFALNIQLAGIDLRLIGYILMAAGVVLLIISLAVAFGGRRTTTTTRSGVDPASGEQITRQDRRDGTY
- a CDS encoding MFS transporter; protein product: MSTYGPLLKTPGVGRVIAAQLTARFPFGMLSLAYLLHVEHVFHSYGAAGLVLATTSVGQAFAGPLTSRWMGSWGMRPVLILTSIVALVSMAVIAFVTMPLWGYVVVGFIGGLAVPPVQPAVRTIYPKMVTSSQLTPLFSLDASAQELIWVAGPVITTFVATQVGTVEAIVVAMVFLVVGGTWFIGSPELGRVRIPRSKRAFGVVLKRPSVVVATLTGMLLIGACAAVEASVTSVFGEGSPNAGIVLAVFAVGSLIGGLALGHRPISKNTLWTRMAIVFVGLALAVGGTSFWWLCFALVIAGAGIAPALAVMFGSVSATVKFSDTAEAYGWMGTGQLIGAAGGSAVAGFLIDSNGPTGGLMVGAIAAAVGVVLPLVMRRWLPDLRGRDASPIPDTEPVTIPT
- the nrdI gene encoding class Ib ribonucleoside-diphosphate reductase assembly flavoprotein NrdI; this encodes MSRLVYFSSVSGYTARFVEKLGRDADRIPLYPSDPFLHVDEPYVLFLPTYGGGNGEGAVPKQVIKFLNDAHNRSLIRGVVVGGNTNFGEAYGLAGDVIAQKCNVPVLYRFELFGTPDDVQAVNTGLDAFWTQQLQTSI